From a region of the Nothobranchius furzeri strain GRZ-AD chromosome 12, NfurGRZ-RIMD1, whole genome shotgun sequence genome:
- the LOC107374441 gene encoding oocyte zinc finger protein XlCOF6 encodes MAIGFKNEVVLIVNSLANAVVLEIFSAAEKVSLNSQNPEVEEKLGAVVDSLCLEAVNKILRIIEPTPVKQDGAVGEAPPTPEETCEGLRTAQTDEEAGVRTSPTEDTYFLVDGSSAVDPNCLLVSLPGDANDDVDAEGGRKCSSSEVLKDLPFPAPPHSDDHKYARSSSAPAAAASVEEGGIRGTRRSQRREKTVSWRADKLLQCSRCNKLFPNAERLTDHQRKSHPLCSVCGVVLSGILKLREHKIKEHGLLPYSCDFCPKRFNHKAHRDLHVKTHHTGEKNCHCDVCGKGYSCVSMLKSHRLTHFDKTFICDVCGKAFYHACHLTRHKLVHQEVRPYTCSTCGRGFSQAANLRSHQVTHNGERQLCSICGKSFRCLKNHIISKHAHELAPSDAVISCDVCGKKFPNQSQHRAHRRSHTGEKPFHCDVCGKSYRLKELLRDHRYTHTGDKPYRCSLCARSFNLASSFLRHRSIHSGETPFSCSDCGKHFRLLTFLKAHLQTKAHLKLVQQRRIRVSSDL; translated from the exons ATGGCGATTGGGTTTAAGAATGAGGTAGTGCTCATCGTGAACAGCCTGGCCAACGCGGTGGTGTTGGAAATTTTCAGCGCAGCCGAAAAAGTATCTTTGAACTCACAAAACCCGGAAGTTGAG GAGAAACTGGGAGCTGTGGTGGACAGCCTGTGTTTGGAGGCTGTAAATAAAATCCTGAGGATCATTGAGCCGACCCCTGTGAAGCAGGATGGAGCTGTGGGAGAAGCTCCACCTACACCTGAGGAGACCTGTGAGGGGTTAAGGACGGCTCAGACAG ATGAAGAGGCAGGTGTCCGGACCTCGCCTACAGAGGACACCTACTTCCTGGTTGATGGG AGCTCTGCTGTTGATCCAAATTGTCTTCTGGTGTCACTGCCCGGGGACGCTAATGATGATGTGGATGCTGAAG GTGGAAGGAAATGCAGTTCCTCCGAGGTGTTGAAGGACCTCCCCTTCCCCGCTCCCCCTCACTCTGATGACCACAAGTATGCTCGATCATCATCGGCACCAGCTGCTGCTGCCTCTGTAGAAGAGGGTGGAATCAGGGGGACTCGCAGAAGCCAGAGGAGAGAGAAGACAGTCAGCTGGAGAGCAGACAAGCTCTTGCAGTGTTCCCGGTGCAACAAGCTGTTTCCAAATGCCGAGCGGCTGACCGATCACCAAAGGAAGTCCCACCCACTGTGCTCAGTGTGTGGCGTGGTGCTCAGCGGCATCCTGAAGCTTCGTGAGCATAAGATCAAAGAGCATGGGCTGCTCCCATACAGCTGTGACTTCTGTCCAAAGAGATTCAACCACAAGGCCCACCGCGACCTGCACGTGAAGACACATCATACCGGTGAGAAGAACTGCCACTGCGACGTCTGTGGGAAGGGCTACTCCTGCGTCAGCATGCTCAAGAGCCACAGGCTAACCCACTTTGATAAGACCTTCATCTGTGACGTCTGTGGCAAGGCCTTCTACCACGCTTGTCATCTAACACGTCACAAGCTAGTGCACCAGGAAGTCCGGCCGTACACCTGCTCTACCTGTGGGCGGGGCTTTTCCCAGGCTGCCAATCTGCGCAGCCACCAGGTGACGCACAACGGAGAGAGGCAGCTCTGTTCAATCTGTGGGAAGAGCTTTCGCTGCCTGAAGAACCACATCATCAGTAAACACGCCCATGAGCTGGCCCCCTCCGACGCCGTCATCAGCTGCGATGTCTGCGGGAAGAAGTTCCCCAACCAGTCACAGCACAGAGCGCACCGACGCAGCCACACAGGGGAGAAGCCCTTCCACTGTGACGTGTGTGGGAAGAGCTACCGGCTGAAGGAGCTGCTGCGAGACCAtcgctacacacacacaggtgataaGCCATACAGGTGCTCGCTGTGCGCCAGGAGCTTCAACCTGGCCTCCAGCTTCCTGAGGCACCGTAGCATCCACAGCGGGGAGACACCATTCAGCTGCAGTGACTGCGGAAAACACTTCCGCCTGCTCACCTTCCTCAAAGCTCACTTGCAAACCAAAGCTCACCTGAAGTTGGTGCAGCAGAGGCGAATCAGAGTGTCTTCTGACCTGTGA